The following nucleotide sequence is from Pseudomonas sessilinigenes.
GACATCCGCCAGGCCGAGGCGCGCCTGCATGCGGCAACGGCCAGCATCGGTGTGGCCAAGGGGGATTTCTATCCGCGCATCACCTTGTCCGGCAACTTCGGCTCCCAGGCTTTGCAACTGGCGGACTTTGGTTCCTGGAACTCCCGGCAGTACGCCATCGGCCCGCAGTTCAGCCTGCCGCTGTTCGACGGTGGTCGCTTGCGCGGCATGCTTGAGCTGCGTGAAGCCCAGCAACAGGAGGCGGGTGTGGCCTATCAGCAGACCGTACTGCGGGCCTGGCATGAGATCGACGACCAACTGACCCGCTACAACGCCAGCCAGCTGCGGCGCGACAGCCTCGCCGAGGCGGTGCGGCAGAACCAGATTGCCCTGCGTACCGCGCAGCAGCAGTACGTCGAGGGGGTGGTGGACTTCGTCAACGTCCTGACCGTGCAGGGCGCCTTGCTGGCCACCCAGGAGCAATGGGTGGAAAGCTCGGCCGGAGTGTCCCTGGCCATGGTCGGCCTGTACAAGGCACTGGGCGGTGGCTGGGAGTCGGTGTATCCACTCCAGGCGTCTGCCCCGGCCCGGTGAAAACGCGCTTTGCCTGGATGTTGCAAAAAGTGTAATGATAATTGCTCTCAATCATGTGCGCGGTTCCATTCATGGATGCAACGACTGACGGCAAAGCGCAGGTCCATCGCCTGTATCAGGATCATCACGGCTGGTTGCAGGGTTGGTTGCGCAAGCGCCTGGGCGATCGCGAGCATGCAGCCGACGTGGCGCAGGATACTTTCCTGCGCCTTTTGCTTTCCGGGCGTCTTCCAGGTCACCAGGAGGGTCGCAGCTACCTGGCGCAGATCGCGCGCAACCTGGTGATCGATCAATGGCGCCGCATGCGCATCGAGCGTGCCTACCTGGAAAGCATCGCCCACCTGCCGGAACCGCAGACACCTTCGCTGGAAAGCCGCGCGCTGATTCTTGAAACCCTGATGCAGATCGACGCCATGCTCGATCGGATGCCTGACAAGGTCCGCCAGGCCTTTGTCATGTCGCAGTTCGAAGGGCTGGGGTACGCCCAGATCGCCGAGCGCCTGGAGGTGTCCGTCAGCTCGGTGCAGAAGTACATGATCCGGGCGATCCAGGCCTGTTATCAGGTGCTCTACGAAGAATGAAGGACCAGGCACCGATCGATCCTGCGGTGGTCGAGCAGGCCAGTGAGTGGCTGATGCTGCATTGGAACGGCGAGCTCGATGCAGCGCAGCGCGAGGCCTTTGCTGCCTGGCAGCAAGCCGATTCTGAGCATCGCCGGGCCTGGCAGCGCCTGCAGCAATTGCAACGGACCCTGGGCAGCGTGCCGGAGCATAGTTCTCATGTGCTGCTGGCCCAGCCCGTGGACCACCAGCGCCGCGCGGCGCTCAAGGTGCTTGGCCTGCTATTGGTGGCCGGTGGCAGCGGTTACCTGGTGCAAGGCAGCCAGCCCTGGCGTGTGGCCTTCGCTGGACAACGTACCGCCACTGGCGAGATCCGCCACCTGACCCTGGACGATGGCAGTCTCCTGGAGCTCAACAGCGCCAGTGCCGTCGATGTCCTGTTCAGTGCCAGCGAAAGACGTATCCGCCTGGTCCAGGGAGAAATCCTGTTGACCAGCGGCCACGACCCGAGGCCGCTGATCGTCGAAACCCCCGCAGGCGACATCCAGGCCCTGGGCACGCGCTTTGCCGTCCGCGAGCTGGACGGTGGCACCCGCATCGACCTGTACGAGGGGGCGTTGCGTGTCAGCCCCAGGCACGCCCCGGCGTTGCAACTCAATGCCGGTGAACGCCTGTGGTTCCGCGCCAACCAGGTCTCGGCCAGGCAGCCGGCGCAACTCAATGCCAGCAGCTGGAGCCAGGGCCGCCTGGTGGCCGAGCGCCAACCGCTGGGGCAGTTCGTGGCCGAGCTGGCGCGGTATCGCCCGGGGATACTGCGCTGCGACGAGCAAGTGGCCGGCTTGCTGCTCACAGGTGTCTTTCCCCTGGCGGACAGCGACGAAGTGCTCGCAGCCCTGGAGCGATCGTTGCCAGTGCAGGTGCACAGGGTGACCCGCTACTGGGTGACCCTCAAGCCGCGCGCCTGAAGAAAAAAGTTGTGCTGGTGGTTGTCGATATTCTCGAGCTGTCCGGGATACCCCATGAAACCGATCAAGACGCATTCTCATGGGGAGTTCAGGAATGCCTTACCAGACCGTCGCATCCATCTTGACCCCGGGCCCTGCTGCCCGACGCCGAGCCCTCATCGCCCTGCTGGCCATCGCTCCGGTGATGCCAGGCCTGGCCCTGGCCGATAGCGCCAGCCACAGCCAGGCGCGTGATTATCAGATCGCTGCAGGCAGTCTCGACCAGGTACTGAACAGTTTTGCCAGCGCCTCGGGAATCCTCCTGTCGGTGGATGCGAGCCTGACCGCCGGCAAGCACAGTGCTGGCCTGCAGGGCCGCTACGAGGTCGCCCAGGGCTTGCAAGCGTTGCTGGCCGGGAGTGGCTTGCAGGCGGTGCAGAGCGGTTCCAGCTGGAGCCTGCAACCTTTGCCCCAGGATGGGGGGCTGCAACTGTCTCCCACGCGGGTAGGCGCTACCCAATTCGATGAGGATGCCTGGGGCGCGGTGCCGGGGCTGGTGGCCAAGCGCAGCGCCACGGGCAGCAAGACCGATTCGGCACTGGTGGAGATCCCGCAGACCATCAACGTGGTCGGCGCCAAGGAAATCAAGGTCCGCGGCGCCCACAGCGTGACCGAGGCGCTGCTGTACACGCCAGGCATGACCGGTGGCGGTTTCGCCGATCGGGTGAAAATCTTCGACGAACCCACCTCCCGGGGCTTCGCTCCTATCCCCATGTACCTGGACGGCCTGCACCTGCCCTATGGCGGTGGCAGTACCGGCGGCGCCCTGCAGATCGAGCCGTACTCCCTGGAGCGCATCGAGGTGCTCAAGGGACCGGCTTCGGTGCTGTACGGGCAGAACCAGCCAGGCGGTATCGTCAACATGGTCAGCAAGCGACCCACTGCCACGCCTCTGCATCAGTTGGTCCTGGAGGCCGGCAGCTACGACCACAAGAGCATCGCCCTGGACCTGGGCGGCCCGCTGGATGAGCAGGGGCAGTTCCTCTATCGCCTGACCGGTCTGGCCAACGACAGCCAGGCGGAAATCGACTACGTCCAGCAGCAGCGCCAGTTCATCGCTCCCAGCCTGACCTGGCGGCCTGACGACGATACCCAGCTGACGCTGTTCGCCCAGTTCCAGAAGGACAACGACGTACCCGAGGCCCAGGGCCTGCCGAGCGTCGGCACGGTGTTTCGCAACCCCAATGGCAAGATCGATCGCGACCTGTTCCTTGGCGAGCCTGGGGTCAATGCCTATGACCGCCAGCAGTATGTATTGGGCTATGAATTTTCCCATCGCTTGAACGACGTCTGGACCCTCAAGCAGAACGCTCGCTATGCCGATGTGGATGACCATTATCGTGCCCCGCTGCATGGCTACAGGTTCGTCACCAACCCCAGGACCGGGCTCGACGACCAGCGCTACAGCACCCGCTACGGAGTGGACTGGAAGCAGCACAACAAGGTCTACGGCGTGGACAGCATCGCCCAGGCCGAATTCGATACCGGGCCTTTGCGCCATACCCTGGTGATGGGCCTGGACTACTACCATTCCAACTCGAAGTTCGATGGCAAGTACGACTTCAACCCGCCGATCATCGACCTCTTCACGCCCACCTATGGGCAGTCGCTGAATTTCGCGCGTCCTTACCAGTGGGACAACACCATCATCCAGACCGGCCTGTACCTGCAGGACCAGATCAAGTACGAGAAATGGGTGCTGGTGCTGGGCGGTCGCAAGGATTGGGCTGAGACCGACAACAAGGCGCCGCTCGGTGGTAGCCATACCAATGCCAGGGACCAGGCCTTCACTGGCCGTGCCGGGTTGGTGTACCTGTTCGACAATGGCCTGGCGCCCTTTGTCAGCTACTCGGAATCCTTCCTGCCATTGAGCGGCACCGATGTGCATAACAGCGTGTTCGAACCGTCCAACGGCAAGCAGTACGAGGTGGGTATCAAGTACCAGCCGCCGGGCCAGGACAGCTTCGTGCAAGTGTCGGTCTATCAGCTGGACCAGGAGAACATGCTCAGCGTCGACCTGGCCAACCCCGGGTTCAATGTCCAGACCGGCTCGATTCGCTCCCGGGGCATCGAGTTCGAAGCCAAGGCCAGCCTCAGCGAGTCGCTGGATATCACCGCCTCGGCGTCACGCAACGACATCAAGTACACCAAGGACAATGATGGGCGCGAAGGGCGGCACCCGGCGGGCATGCCTCCTTTGACCGCCTCGCTGTGGCTCAACTACACCCTGCTCGGTGACACGCCCCTGGCGGGTCTCGGGGCGGGCGTGGGGACGCGCTACGTCAAAAGCAGCTATGGCACCGATTACGAAGGGGCGTTCCAAATTCCTTCCTACACCGTGTTCGATGCCAGCCTGTCCTATGACCTGGAGAAATCACCCCTGCAGTGGAAGGGCGTGAAGCTGGCGCTGAACGTGAAGAACGTCACCGACAAGACCTACGTGGCCAATTGCACCAGCGACTGGGACTGCTACTACGGTGAGGGGCGCACCATGGTCTCGAGCCTGACCTACGACTGGTAAAAGGCCATGAGGCCAGGCATTGGCCTCTCGACGAGGGGCCTGCTGGCTCATGGATTCTGCAGGAACACCACGTATCCCCTGAACCAGGGGCTGTCGCGCAGCGCCTGGGGCTCTTGCCAGTCGCCACCCTGGATCAGGCCGACCTTGTAGGGCAGGCCCATGCGATCCAGGCGCGGCAGATAGGAGGCATAGTTGGGAATGCTGTAGCGGCCCTGGTAAGTCTGCACCACCACCTCGTCCACCACGCCCTTGAGCTGGCTGATGGCTTGCGGGTCGCCGTTGCTGCTCCAGTCCATCAGGCCGGTGATGCTCAAGCGGTATCGCGAGGGCAGGCGCTGGCGCAGGTCGCTCAGGAAGTGCCCGTAGCGCTCCAGTTCGCCGGTGCTGCTGTCGAAGTCGATCTGCACGCCCACCACCTGGGTGCCGCTGTCTTGCCAGCGTTGCACCTGGCCGAGCAACTGGCTGTAGATCGTTTCCGGCCAGGCCAGGGTATGGGCGCGATAGACCACCCAGACCTGGTCCTGGCTCAGGCGCGACACCGGCAGGCCCTGGGCGATCAGCTCGACGCCACGTCCAGGGTGGCGCCGCGAGCGACTGACCTGGCCCTGGAGGATGTACAGGACCTTGGCCTGGGCCAATACCGGTTGAGTCCTGACCCCGCTCCATAGCCAGAAGGCATCGTGGTCGGTCGCGTCTACGGCGGCGGCTGCCGGGAATGCCCAGCACAGCCAGAGCGGCAGCAGGCAGCAGCCCAGGTAGTTCCTCACCAGTAGTAACGCAGCGACTGGGCCCATTGAGTGTCCCCCAGCTTGGTCTTCAGCTGGCGGAACCAGGCCTTGCGCACATCCGGCTCGACACCCTTGCCGCCACAACGATTGTTGCCCGAGGAGGCGTAGCAGTAGATCCCCCGGTACAGGGCGAAGGCCCGTTCATCGCGGCTGGCCTTGGGGTTGTCGATCACTTGCTGGTAGCTGTCGAGTCGCGAGTAGGTACTGCCCGGGAACTGGTCCGGGGTGCCGCCCAGCCGATCGGCCTCGGGCTTGGTATCCAGGGGCATCTGGTCGAAGTTGTTCAGCCGTATGAATTCCGCCAGGCACAACAGGCCCGACGGGGACTTGGGGTTCTTCTGCAAGGTCGCTGCGGTTTCGGCAATGCCCGGGCATGTGTAGTTGGCGCTCTCGCCCGCCTCGCCCTGGCCATTCCAGTTGAACACCTGCAGCGAAGGGCCGTCGGCGTAGATGTAGCCCAGGTAGTTGCCGATGTTGTCGTTGGACAGGACGCCCTTGCCCTGGCTCGTATCCAGGCCCTGGTTGACGCTGTGCAAGTCTTCGGTGAAGGCGGCGTACCGGCCACGGGTCAGGCTCTTGTACAGCAGGACGAAGTACGCGGTGTTGCGTTCCTCGAGCGAATCGGCCTGGCGAGCTTGCTGGCGCAGTAGCTCGGGCGAGGCCACGTGGCGCAGGAGGATGGCGCGCACCTGGGCGGACTCGATCGGCGAGTCGGCGGCGAACACCTTGGCCAGTTGGCCGCTGCGTTCGTAGGTGTAGGCCAGGGCCAGCTCCAGTTGTTCGCGTTGCAACGGTTGCTTGGCCAGGGGTAGCAGTTGCAGCCACAGCTGCGTTGCGCCCTTCCAGTCTTGCTGGGCCTGCATGGCCAGGCCGCGCAGGGTCTGTTGGCTGAAGGCCAGGTAGTCCAGTTGGGCTGGAATCTGCGTCGGCAATTGCTTGAGCGCTGTTGCTGGCTGCTGCTCGACAAACAAGATGAAGGCCGCTTGCAGATAGTCGTACAAGGCCGGTTGCTCGCTGAACAGGGCCTTGTGTTGCGTTAAGGCTTCGCGGGTCAGCCTGGACGATGGATCTTTGCGCATGTCCATCAGGTCCCGGACCGCCAGCAGCAGTGGGACCCGGATATCGGCGTCGGGATTGTCCAGCAGCTTGTAGTCGATCTCCGCCACCAGGTCGTCCTGGCGCTTGTCGTCGGAGTTGTCCGATCTCCGGGTCAGTTGCTGGCCGTAGTCATCGGCCAGGGTCCGGGTATCGCCTTGCAGCCAGTGCACACGGCGGATCAGCCCCTTGGCGGACACGGCATAGAGCCCTTGTGGATAAGTTTTCAGGTAGGCATCGAAGCCTGCCCCGGCTTGTTGCAGCGCCGACTTATCCACAAGCTTGAGGTTGACCGTGCCCCATTCGTCCAGGGCGCTCTGCTGGGCCTGGTTGAGAGCGGTGCGCGCCAGCATGTAGGTGGCCGTCTCGGCCAGCCAGGGCAGGGCGTTGTCCTTGAGGCTGGTGAAGCCCCTGGTCGCGTCATCGAAGTGACCGTCATAGAACTGGACGCTGGCCTGCAGATAGCTGGCCAGGTCGCGAGCCGGGGCAGAAGCCAGGTTTGCCGGCAGAAGGTCGGTCAGCGGGTTGGCTTCCCAGGAACAGGCTCCCAGCAGTTTGATCCGGGCCTGGGCCAGGGCCTGGCGGTCAGCGGGACTCAGTTGCGGGTTGTCCAGTTGAGCGACGAAGGCCAGGGCGCTGGCGTCCGAGTTGCTGCGGCAGCGGCTGCCTTCGCCCTCGATGAAGTTGTCTCCGGCGGTCTTCTGGTTGTCGCGGGAGATGCCCAGGGCCTGCAGCCGGCTGTTGAGCTCGGTGGCAGCGGGAGACAGGCTTGCCTTGGCGCTGTCGCCGTCGTGCTCGTCCGCCGGGTCCAGTGGCCGCAAGCGGTATGTCGGGAAGGGCACGGGGCCGAAACCCAGGCTCAGGTCATCTTTGGTCAGCGCACGGGGCACCAGCGCCAGGCTGCCCTGGTCGGCCATCAACAGGCGCAGGTTGATCCGGCTGTCGTTACCTGGGCTGAGGAAGGGCAGGTTGCTGCAGCCGTCCAGTCGGTGGGAGTAGAGCTTCCAGGTCGGTGCACAGAAGTCGTCGGAGCTGGCCTGGGCCTGGCTGGTGCAGAGAGTGGCCAGGATCAGCGATGAGAGGAGTGCGATGCGCATGAATTGTCCCTAATTCAGGAGGCCATCAGGACAAGCCTTCAGCTGTTGATGAGTGAGGTGGACGGCCCGATGCGCGGATTATATGGCGATCTGCCCGGATCTGTTGTGCGCCGATCGACAGCGTGGATGTGCGCGTAGCGAAGGCGGGTGATTTATCGACGGGCGCGCAACCATAAGTCCCGGACAAGCCGCGGGGGTTCTGGCCTACAATCAGCGCGTCATGGCTCTCGGGTGGGAGCGAAGATCTATCGGCAGAGGGTGGTGATGGGCGTACCGAGTACTGATCAAGCGGCCAAGGGACTGTATCGCCAGGCTGTCACGCATTCGCAGCCCCTGGCGCGATTGCTTCGCGAACCCTGGCTGGTGCCCCTGCTGCTGTTGGCCCTGGCCCAGCGCTTCTATGAGCTGACGGCGGCGGCGATCTGGGGCGACGAGGGTTCCAGTGTTTTGTTGGCCCAGTTCCCGTTGTCCGGCATCTGGGCGCATGCCGCCTACGATGTCCATCCGCCGCTGTATTTCGTTCTGCTGCATGGCTGGATAGGGCTGTTCGGCGACTCGATCCTGTCGATCCGCCTGATGAGTGCGTTGCCTGGGGCGCTCGCGGTATTCCTCGGGACCTGGTTGATGCACCTGGTGGCCGGTCGGCGGGCCACGCTGCTGGCCTGCCTGCTGCTGGCGCTGCTGCCGACAGCGGTGCGTTACAGCCAGGAAGTGCGCATGTATTCGCTGTTGGGCGTGTGGCTGCTGGGAGCGACCCTGGCGCTGGTCTACTGGGTGCGCGCGCCCCAGCGCCGGCGCTACCTGGCGATCTACGCCGTGCTGATGGCGGCCGGTTTCTATACCCACTACTTCACGGCGTTCTGCGTGGTCTCGCACTGGCTCTACCTGGCCCTGGCCCGGCCCCAGGATGAATCGGCGCGGCATTTCCTGCGGCGCCGGAGCTGGTGGTGGGCCAACGTCGCCATCGTGCTGCTGTTCCTGCCCTGGCTGCCGGGGCTGGTGGACCTGGTGTTGCATATGGAGGCGTTGAAGGCGGGTGGTGATGTCGGCTGGGAGCCGCCGGTCACCCTGCGCTCATTGCCTTCGATGATCTGGCAACTGCTGGCCCAGGACGATGGTGAAGGCATGCCCGGCTGGTTGTTCGTCAGCCTGCCGGTGTTGCTGACGGTGGTGCTGGCGTACCTGGCCTGGACCGACCGCAGCCGCTCCCGCCTGCCGACCTTGCTGGTGGTCTATAGCGTCGTGCCGCTGCTGTTGGTGTTCGCGGTGTCGTTCATTTCCCCGGTGTTCATCGAGCGCTACCTGACGGTGCCTGCGCTCGGGCTGCCATTGTGCCTGGCCCTGGCCATCGACTGGCTGGCGCAGCGCTCCAAGGGCCTGGCCGTGGCCTTGTTGCTGGTGGTGCTGGCGGTGTTCGGGGTGGGCTTGAAGAACAACTACACCGTGGACGCCGACGACCAGTTCGACAACATGGTCGAGTACATGAACCACCACACCCTGGACGGTGACCAGGTGGTGCTGGGGGACATGTTCTGGTACCTGACCTGGGGCTACTACGACCGCAGCCATACCGCGCCCCGGCTGTACACGCCGCCGACAGCGGCTGGTGTGTCGACCCGCCCCAACCGCTACGGCTTTGGCACCTTGATCGATGAGAATGCCGGGGTCTACCTCGACCGCCTGGAGGACTTGCCCCTTGGTAACGGTCGGGTCTGGCTGGTAATGAGCCGGGTCGATCCGGATGAGTTCCCGTCGATTCCCGGTCATTGGCGAAAGCTCGACCAGCATGCCGGTGGCGATACCCAGGCGGTCCTGTACGAGACCTGCGGCGCTTGCCCGGGGCGCTGACCGAGTGCGCGCGGCAGGCTGTGGATAAGTCGATGCCGGGCCAGGAGCCACCGTTTGGAAGTTTGTCCGGCAGCTGTCGGTACCCGGCCTAGACTTGCACCTGGGAGTCACAGTCCTGTCCCCGGGGACCGGGGTAACGAGGTGCATCATGCGTATGGCGAGAACCGTGCAACACAGTCTGGAACAAGCCCATTGCCAGTTCGATCTGGTAACCCATCCCCACTCGGCCAGCAGCCTGGAAACGGCACGGGTGGCGGGGGTGCCGGCGGAGCGCCTGGCCAAGTCGGTGATCCTCGACGACCAGCACGGCCGCTACCTGATGGCGGTGCTGCCGGCCAGCCGCCACCTGGACCTGGGCAAGGTACGCGGCAGCGAGCAGTGGCGGGTCACCCGGGAAAGCACCCTGGCGTATCTGTTCAACGACTGCGAGCGTGGAGCGGTGCCGGCCCTGGGCGAGTCCTACGGGCTGGACGTGGTCATCGACCCATTGCTGACCCGGCAGAAGGACATCTACCTGGAGGCCGGCAACCACCACAGCCTGGTGCACATGAGCATGGCCGAGTACCTGCGCATGGTGCCCAATGCCGAGGTTTGCGAAGTCTGTCACTGATCAGGAGTTGTCCCATGGAATCACCGACCCACACCCTGCCAGCGCTGTTCAAGCAACTGGGGCTGGCCGATGACCCGGTGAGCATCGAGCGTTTCATCGCCTCCCATTCCCCGCTGAAACCGGAACTGCACCTGGCGGATGCGTTTTTCTGGAGCAAGAGCCAGGCGGATTTCTTGCGCGATGAAATCCTCGACGATGCCGACTGGGCCGAGGTGGTGGACCAACTGGATGTGTTGTTGAGGAAGGGGCGGGGAGGAGGATGAGCTGTGGTTGTTGGGAGCGATAATTTAGACCAGAATCATGACCTGAATTGAGGTCATGAAAATGCAAAGTATCCTGGCTGACAAAGCCGTCAGCGTATCTGAGTTGAAGAAGAATCCTTCAGCGGTATTGAACGGCGCTCAAGGTGGCCCGGTGGCTGTGTTGAACCACAACCGGGTCATGGGCTACATGATTCCTGCCGAAGTTTTCGAAGCGTTGATGGAGCGTTTGGACGATCTGGAACTGGCCGAGATCGTTCGGGCGCGTAGTCAGGAGACTCCCGTCCCGGTCAGTCTGGATGACTTATAAACTCGAGTTCCTGCCTTCGGCGCTCAAGGAGTGGAACAAGCTGGGCCATACGCTTCGCGAGCAATTCAAGAAGAAGCTCGCGCAACGGCTGCAAATGCCCCAAGTCCCAGCAGATGCCCTGTACGGTTTACCCGACTGCTACAAGATTAAGCTCAAGGCCTCGGGTTATCGGCTGGTCTATAAGGTTATCGAGCAGCGCGTTGTGGTGGCTGTTGTCGCGGTCGGTAAGCGCGAGCGCGGGGCTGTGTACGAGCAAGCCAGGAAGCGTTGAAGCACATTCGGAACGTGACCCGGATATTTGTTACAAAACTTGACTGAAATTATCCGCCGATGTCATATTGATAGTTAGCAAACTATCAGTGTGCGAACAGTCTTGTGTCCAATTCCCTTGAATCTCTTCACATGAACATCAGCAGTGGCATGGTGGTCGCGGCGCGGCATTGGCGTCGGATCTGCCAGAACACCCTGATCAACTTCGGGGTCTCCGAAGCCTGCGCAGTGCCCCTGTTGATGATCGGGCGGCTGGGTGAGGGTGTACGCCAGGTGGCCGTGGCCCATGCGGCCGGAATGGAGAGCCCGTCCCTGGTGCGCCTGCTGGACCAGCTGTGCCATGCCGGTTATGTGCGTCGCAGCGAGGACCCCCATGACCGCCGGGCCAAATGCCTGAGCCTGACCGACAGCGGTCGCGAGCTGGTGCAGGCAGTGGAGGGCGAACTGGTGCGCCTGCGTCACGAAGTCCTGGCGGGCATCAGTGCCCAGGACCTGGAAGCGGCCTTGCGGGTGATCCAGGCCTTCGAGTCCGCCAACCACGCGCCGGTGCAGCCATCTTGAAAGGCTTTTTCACCGGCGTGCCTCCTGCGCGAGACTGGTTCTACGGCGTGCGCACCTTCGCCGCATCGATGATCGCCCTGTACATCGCGATGCTGATGCAGATGCCCCGTCCGTATTGGGCCATGGCCACGGTGTACATCGTCTCCAGCCCGTTCGTCGGCCCTACCAGTTCCAAGGCGCTGTACCGCGCCATCGGTACCTTCCTCGGCGCCTCGGCCGCGGTGCTGTTGGTGCCGATGTTCGTGCAGAGCCCCTACCTGCTGGTGGTGATCATCGCCCTGTGGACCGGCATCCTGCTGTTCCTGTCCATGCACCTGCGCACGGCCAACAACTACGCGCTGATGCTGGCCGGCTACACCTTGCCGATGATCGCCCTGCCAGTGGTGGACAACCCCCTGGCCGTGTGGGACGTGGCGCAAGCGCGAACCGAGGAAATCTTCCTCGGCATCATCTGCGCTGCAGTGGTCGGCAGCCTGTTCTGGCCCCGGCGCCTGGCCCCGGTATTCGTCGGGTCGGCGGGCAAGTGGTTCGCCGATGCCGCGACCTACAGCCGGCGCTTCCTCACCCGCAATGTGCAGCCTGAAGAGGTCAGTGCCCTGCGCGCCTCGATGGTGGCGACCTTCAACACCCTGGAAATGATGATCGGCCAGTTGCCCCACGAAGGCGCGCGGCCGCAGACGGTGCGCAACACCAAGGAACTGCGTGGGCGAATGATCCACCTGCTGCCGGTGGTGGACGCCCTGGACGACGCCTTGTCTGCCCTGGAGCGTCGGGCGCCGGAGCTGGCCGAACGCTTCGCGCCCTTGCTGGCCAAGGCCGACGAGTGGCTGGAAAGTATCGCCCAGGATGCCTCGACGCAGCGCTGGCAGGCCCTGCGCAGCGAGCTCGAAGCCCTGCAGCCCGATGCCCAGGCCCTGGACGATCGGAGCCAGTTGTTGTTTTCCAATACCCTGTACCGCCTGGGCGAGTGGATCGACCTGTGGCAGGACTGCCGTAGCCTGCAGCACGCCATCCAGTGCGAAAGCCAGGACACCTGGCGCGCGGTCTACCGCCATTGGCGCCTGGGCCGGCTGACGCCGTTCCTCGATCGTGGGCTGATGCTCTATTCGGCGGGCTCCACGGT
It contains:
- a CDS encoding sigma-70 family RNA polymerase sigma factor gives rise to the protein MDATTDGKAQVHRLYQDHHGWLQGWLRKRLGDREHAADVAQDTFLRLLLSGRLPGHQEGRSYLAQIARNLVIDQWRRMRIERAYLESIAHLPEPQTPSLESRALILETLMQIDAMLDRMPDKVRQAFVMSQFEGLGYAQIAERLEVSVSSVQKYMIRAIQACYQVLYEE
- a CDS encoding FecR domain-containing protein encodes the protein MKDQAPIDPAVVEQASEWLMLHWNGELDAAQREAFAAWQQADSEHRRAWQRLQQLQRTLGSVPEHSSHVLLAQPVDHQRRAALKVLGLLLVAGGSGYLVQGSQPWRVAFAGQRTATGEIRHLTLDDGSLLELNSASAVDVLFSASERRIRLVQGEILLTSGHDPRPLIVETPAGDIQALGTRFAVRELDGGTRIDLYEGALRVSPRHAPALQLNAGERLWFRANQVSARQPAQLNASSWSQGRLVAERQPLGQFVAELARYRPGILRCDEQVAGLLLTGVFPLADSDEVLAALERSLPVQVHRVTRYWVTLKPRA
- a CDS encoding TonB-dependent siderophore receptor, coding for MPYQTVASILTPGPAARRRALIALLAIAPVMPGLALADSASHSQARDYQIAAGSLDQVLNSFASASGILLSVDASLTAGKHSAGLQGRYEVAQGLQALLAGSGLQAVQSGSSWSLQPLPQDGGLQLSPTRVGATQFDEDAWGAVPGLVAKRSATGSKTDSALVEIPQTINVVGAKEIKVRGAHSVTEALLYTPGMTGGGFADRVKIFDEPTSRGFAPIPMYLDGLHLPYGGGSTGGALQIEPYSLERIEVLKGPASVLYGQNQPGGIVNMVSKRPTATPLHQLVLEAGSYDHKSIALDLGGPLDEQGQFLYRLTGLANDSQAEIDYVQQQRQFIAPSLTWRPDDDTQLTLFAQFQKDNDVPEAQGLPSVGTVFRNPNGKIDRDLFLGEPGVNAYDRQQYVLGYEFSHRLNDVWTLKQNARYADVDDHYRAPLHGYRFVTNPRTGLDDQRYSTRYGVDWKQHNKVYGVDSIAQAEFDTGPLRHTLVMGLDYYHSNSKFDGKYDFNPPIIDLFTPTYGQSLNFARPYQWDNTIIQTGLYLQDQIKYEKWVLVLGGRKDWAETDNKAPLGGSHTNARDQAFTGRAGLVYLFDNGLAPFVSYSESFLPLSGTDVHNSVFEPSNGKQYEVGIKYQPPGQDSFVQVSVYQLDQENMLSVDLANPGFNVQTGSIRSRGIEFEAKASLSESLDITASASRNDIKYTKDNDGREGRHPAGMPPLTASLWLNYTLLGDTPLAGLGAGVGTRYVKSSYGTDYEGAFQIPSYTVFDASLSYDLEKSPLQWKGVKLALNVKNVTDKTYVANCTSDWDCYYGEGRTMVSSLTYDW
- a CDS encoding DUF3142 domain-containing protein — translated: MGPVAALLLVRNYLGCCLLPLWLCWAFPAAAAVDATDHDAFWLWSGVRTQPVLAQAKVLYILQGQVSRSRRHPGRGVELIAQGLPVSRLSQDQVWVVYRAHTLAWPETIYSQLLGQVQRWQDSGTQVVGVQIDFDSSTGELERYGHFLSDLRQRLPSRYRLSITGLMDWSSNGDPQAISQLKGVVDEVVVQTYQGRYSIPNYASYLPRLDRMGLPYKVGLIQGGDWQEPQALRDSPWFRGYVVFLQNP
- a CDS encoding outer membrane assembly lipoprotein YfiO; this translates as MRIALLSSLILATLCTSQAQASSDDFCAPTWKLYSHRLDGCSNLPFLSPGNDSRINLRLLMADQGSLALVPRALTKDDLSLGFGPVPFPTYRLRPLDPADEHDGDSAKASLSPAATELNSRLQALGISRDNQKTAGDNFIEGEGSRCRSNSDASALAFVAQLDNPQLSPADRQALAQARIKLLGACSWEANPLTDLLPANLASAPARDLASYLQASVQFYDGHFDDATRGFTSLKDNALPWLAETATYMLARTALNQAQQSALDEWGTVNLKLVDKSALQQAGAGFDAYLKTYPQGLYAVSAKGLIRRVHWLQGDTRTLADDYGQQLTRRSDNSDDKRQDDLVAEIDYKLLDNPDADIRVPLLLAVRDLMDMRKDPSSRLTREALTQHKALFSEQPALYDYLQAAFILFVEQQPATALKQLPTQIPAQLDYLAFSQQTLRGLAMQAQQDWKGATQLWLQLLPLAKQPLQREQLELALAYTYERSGQLAKVFAADSPIESAQVRAILLRHVASPELLRQQARQADSLEERNTAYFVLLYKSLTRGRYAAFTEDLHSVNQGLDTSQGKGVLSNDNIGNYLGYIYADGPSLQVFNWNGQGEAGESANYTCPGIAETAATLQKNPKSPSGLLCLAEFIRLNNFDQMPLDTKPEADRLGGTPDQFPGSTYSRLDSYQQVIDNPKASRDERAFALYRGIYCYASSGNNRCGGKGVEPDVRKAWFRQLKTKLGDTQWAQSLRYYW
- a CDS encoding glycosyltransferase family 39 protein encodes the protein MGVPSTDQAAKGLYRQAVTHSQPLARLLREPWLVPLLLLALAQRFYELTAAAIWGDEGSSVLLAQFPLSGIWAHAAYDVHPPLYFVLLHGWIGLFGDSILSIRLMSALPGALAVFLGTWLMHLVAGRRATLLACLLLALLPTAVRYSQEVRMYSLLGVWLLGATLALVYWVRAPQRRRYLAIYAVLMAAGFYTHYFTAFCVVSHWLYLALARPQDESARHFLRRRSWWWANVAIVLLFLPWLPGLVDLVLHMEALKAGGDVGWEPPVTLRSLPSMIWQLLAQDDGEGMPGWLFVSLPVLLTVVLAYLAWTDRSRSRLPTLLVVYSVVPLLLVFAVSFISPVFIERYLTVPALGLPLCLALAIDWLAQRSKGLAVALLLVVLAVFGVGLKNNYTVDADDQFDNMVEYMNHHTLDGDQVVLGDMFWYLTWGYYDRSHTAPRLYTPPTAAGVSTRPNRYGFGTLIDENAGVYLDRLEDLPLGNGRVWLVMSRVDPDEFPSIPGHWRKLDQHAGGDTQAVLYETCGACPGR
- a CDS encoding aminoacyl-tRNA deacylase, whose protein sequence is MRMARTVQHSLEQAHCQFDLVTHPHSASSLETARVAGVPAERLAKSVILDDQHGRYLMAVLPASRHLDLGKVRGSEQWRVTRESTLAYLFNDCERGAVPALGESYGLDVVIDPLLTRQKDIYLEAGNHHSLVHMSMAEYLRMVPNAEVCEVCH